The following are from one region of the Salvia hispanica cultivar TCC Black 2014 chromosome 1, UniMelb_Shisp_WGS_1.0, whole genome shotgun sequence genome:
- the LOC125220429 gene encoding pentatricopeptide repeat-containing protein At1g62910-like isoform X3, with product MSLKSALIFRRFLSNCCLHYHQIRCFSAYPRFDFSRIVEPDDAIDEFRNMLRMHPPPSVIDFTKLLSVVVKMQKYSLALHMFDKMLQRNALVNDYTFNIAIDCFCRLERPDFGFAILGSFFKRGYKPDVVTFTTLIKGLLLVRRIPEAAKLCWRLSAEQLCNPDERTYSVMINGLCKAGGIHEALELLSRLEKGNCKLDVYAYNIVIDGLCKNRKVDDALQLFSTLGDKGISPDVVTYNSIIEGLCNHSRGKEAEDMLRKMISIKVFPDVVTCSIFVDALCREGRMEEAEHMLVKMRQIDVQPNIVTYNALINGYCLQGEMDKARNIFQLAVKSGIKSDVTSYSSLMNGYCKMGRIDEVCHLFTMIRAKGLKRNVVSYSIMLEALFHDGQCEEGLKLFKEMEALQVYPNTTTYGILLHGRIGEAKDLMVQMVIKGCLPDSVTYNIYVQALLRRSKMDDVILVLKEMTARGGCPLGATTFEMLIEPLRREGKDSVLFDLVKKLLPKKL from the exons ATGTCTTTGAAGTCAGCCCTCATCTTCCGACGATTTCTGTCAAATTGTTGCTTGCATTATCACCAAATTCGATGCTTTTCGGCTTATCCCAGATTTGATTTTAGCCGTATTGTTGAGCCTGATGATGCCATCGATGAGTTCCGAAATATGTTGAGAATGCATCCGCCCCCTTCTGTTATTGATTTCACCAAGTTGTTGAGTGTTGTGGTTAAGATGCAGAAATACTCACTTGCCCTTCACATGTTCGACAAAATGCTTCAGAGGAATGCTCTTGTAAATGACTACACCTTCAATATTGCGATCGATTGCTTCTGCCGACTGGAAAGACCTGATTTTGGGTTTGCTATTTTAGGCAGTTTCTTCAAGCGTGGCTACAAGCCTGATGTGGTAACTTTTACCACTCTCATCAAAGGGCTTTTATTGGTCAGAAGGATCCCAGAGGCAGCAAAACTGTGTTGGAGGTTGTCTGCGGAGCAACTGTGCAATCCCGATGAACGTACGTATAGTGTTATGATTAATGGGTTATGCAAAGCAGGAGGTATCCATGAGGCGCTTGAATTGCTTAGTCGATTGGAAAAAGGAAACTGCAAACTTGATGTTTATGCTTACAACATAGTTATTGATGGCTTGTGCAAAAATAGAAAGGTTGACGATGCTCTCCAACTCTTCTCCACCTTGGGTGATAAGGGGATTTCACCCGATGTTGTGAcctataattcaataattgaaGGGTTATGCAATCATAGTAGAGGAAAAGAGGCTGAAGACATGTTAAGGAAGATGATATCGATTAAAGTCTTCCCAGATGTGGTCACTTGTAGTATTTTTGTGGATGCTCTTTGCCGAGAGGGAAGGATGGAAGAGGCTGAGCATATGCTGGTCAAGATGAGGCAAATTGATGTTCAGCCCAACATTGTTACATACAATGCGCTGATTAATGGATATTGTTTACAGGGAGAAATGGATAAGGCTAGAAACATTTTCCAACTAGCGGTGAAATCCGGCATCAAGTCTGATGTTACAAGCTACAGTAGTTTGATGAACGGGTACTGTAAAATGGGACGAATTGATGAGGTTTGTCATCTTTTTACCATGATTCGGGCCAAAGGGTTGAAGCGCAATGTGGTTTCTTATAGCATAATGCTGGAGGCTTTATTTCATGATGGTCAATGTGAAGAGGGCTTAAAGTTGTTCAAAGAGATGGAAGCTCTACAAGTTTATCCTAATACAACAACTTATGGAATCTTGTTACATG GGCGGATAGGAGAGGCTAAGGATTTGATGGTGCAAATGGTGATCAAGGGGTGCTTGCCAGATAGTGTGACTTACAATATTTATGTTCAAGCTCTTCTCAGAAGGAGCAAGATGGACGATGTGATTCTTGTCTTGAAAGAGATGACTGCAAGAGGGGGATGCCCACTTGGCGCCACCACTTTTGAGATGCTGATTGAACCTCTACGAAGGGAAGGAAAAGATAgtgttttatttgatttggttAAGAAACTGTTACCAAAGAAGTTATAG
- the LOC125220429 gene encoding pentatricopeptide repeat-containing protein At1g62910-like isoform X2 produces MSLKSALIFRRFLSNCCLHYHQIRCFSAYPRFDFSRIVEPDDAIDEFRNMLRMHPPPSVIDFTKLLSVVVKMQKYSLALHMFDKMLQRNALVNDYTFNIAIDCFCRLERPDFGFAILGSFFKRGYKPDVVTFTTLIKGLLLVRRIPEAAKLCWRLSAEQLCNPDERTYSVMINGLCKAGGIHEALELLSRLEKGNCKLDVYAYNIVIDGLCKNRKVDDALQLFSTLGDKGISPDVVTYNSIIEGLCNHSRGKEAEDMLRKMISIKVFPDVVTCSIFVDALCREGRMEEAEHMLVKMRQIDVQPNIVTYNALINGYCLQGEMDKARNIFQLAVKSGIKSDVTSYSSLMNGYCKMGRIDEVCHLFTMIRAKGLKRNVVSYSIMLEALFHDGQCEEGLKLFKEMEALQVYPNTTTYGILLHEGRIGEAKDLMVQMVIKGCLPDSVTYNIYVQALLRRSKMDDVILVLKEMTARGGCPLGATTFEMLIEPLRREGKDSVLFDLVKKLLPKKL; encoded by the exons ATGTCTTTGAAGTCAGCCCTCATCTTCCGACGATTTCTGTCAAATTGTTGCTTGCATTATCACCAAATTCGATGCTTTTCGGCTTATCCCAGATTTGATTTTAGCCGTATTGTTGAGCCTGATGATGCCATCGATGAGTTCCGAAATATGTTGAGAATGCATCCGCCCCCTTCTGTTATTGATTTCACCAAGTTGTTGAGTGTTGTGGTTAAGATGCAGAAATACTCACTTGCCCTTCACATGTTCGACAAAATGCTTCAGAGGAATGCTCTTGTAAATGACTACACCTTCAATATTGCGATCGATTGCTTCTGCCGACTGGAAAGACCTGATTTTGGGTTTGCTATTTTAGGCAGTTTCTTCAAGCGTGGCTACAAGCCTGATGTGGTAACTTTTACCACTCTCATCAAAGGGCTTTTATTGGTCAGAAGGATCCCAGAGGCAGCAAAACTGTGTTGGAGGTTGTCTGCGGAGCAACTGTGCAATCCCGATGAACGTACGTATAGTGTTATGATTAATGGGTTATGCAAAGCAGGAGGTATCCATGAGGCGCTTGAATTGCTTAGTCGATTGGAAAAAGGAAACTGCAAACTTGATGTTTATGCTTACAACATAGTTATTGATGGCTTGTGCAAAAATAGAAAGGTTGACGATGCTCTCCAACTCTTCTCCACCTTGGGTGATAAGGGGATTTCACCCGATGTTGTGAcctataattcaataattgaaGGGTTATGCAATCATAGTAGAGGAAAAGAGGCTGAAGACATGTTAAGGAAGATGATATCGATTAAAGTCTTCCCAGATGTGGTCACTTGTAGTATTTTTGTGGATGCTCTTTGCCGAGAGGGAAGGATGGAAGAGGCTGAGCATATGCTGGTCAAGATGAGGCAAATTGATGTTCAGCCCAACATTGTTACATACAATGCGCTGATTAATGGATATTGTTTACAGGGAGAAATGGATAAGGCTAGAAACATTTTCCAACTAGCGGTGAAATCCGGCATCAAGTCTGATGTTACAAGCTACAGTAGTTTGATGAACGGGTACTGTAAAATGGGACGAATTGATGAGGTTTGTCATCTTTTTACCATGATTCGGGCCAAAGGGTTGAAGCGCAATGTGGTTTCTTATAGCATAATGCTGGAGGCTTTATTTCATGATGGTCAATGTGAAGAGGGCTTAAAGTTGTTCAAAGAGATGGAAGCTCTACAAGTTTATCCTAATACAACAACTTATGGAATCTTGTTACATG AAGGGCGGATAGGAGAGGCTAAGGATTTGATGGTGCAAATGGTGATCAAGGGGTGCTTGCCAGATAGTGTGACTTACAATATTTATGTTCAAGCTCTTCTCAGAAGGAGCAAGATGGACGATGTGATTCTTGTCTTGAAAGAGATGACTGCAAGAGGGGGATGCCCACTTGGCGCCACCACTTTTGAGATGCTGATTGAACCTCTACGAAGGGAAGGAAAAGATAgtgttttatttgatttggttAAGAAACTGTTACCAAAGAAGTTATAG
- the LOC125220429 gene encoding pentatricopeptide repeat-containing protein At1g62910-like isoform X1 produces MSLKSALIFRRFLSNCCLHYHQIRCFSAYPRFDFSRIVEPDDAIDEFRNMLRMHPPPSVIDFTKLLSVVVKMQKYSLALHMFDKMLQRNALVNDYTFNIAIDCFCRLERPDFGFAILGSFFKRGYKPDVVTFTTLIKGLLLVRRIPEAAKLCWRLSAEQLCNPDERTYSVMINGLCKAGGIHEALELLSRLEKGNCKLDVYAYNIVIDGLCKNRKVDDALQLFSTLGDKGISPDVVTYNSIIEGLCNHSRGKEAEDMLRKMISIKVFPDVVTCSIFVDALCREGRMEEAEHMLVKMRQIDVQPNIVTYNALINGYCLQGEMDKARNIFQLAVKSGIKSDVTSYSSLMNGIMLEALFHDGQCEEGLKLFKEMEALQVYPNTTTYGILLHGLCNAHRIDEALSMLYTMENKGCLPNVVIYTILISSLCEEGRIGEAKDLMVQMVIKGCLPDSVTYNIYVQALLRRSKMDDVILVLKEMTARGGCPLGATTFEMLIEPLRREGKDSVLFDLVKKLLPKKL; encoded by the exons ATGTCTTTGAAGTCAGCCCTCATCTTCCGACGATTTCTGTCAAATTGTTGCTTGCATTATCACCAAATTCGATGCTTTTCGGCTTATCCCAGATTTGATTTTAGCCGTATTGTTGAGCCTGATGATGCCATCGATGAGTTCCGAAATATGTTGAGAATGCATCCGCCCCCTTCTGTTATTGATTTCACCAAGTTGTTGAGTGTTGTGGTTAAGATGCAGAAATACTCACTTGCCCTTCACATGTTCGACAAAATGCTTCAGAGGAATGCTCTTGTAAATGACTACACCTTCAATATTGCGATCGATTGCTTCTGCCGACTGGAAAGACCTGATTTTGGGTTTGCTATTTTAGGCAGTTTCTTCAAGCGTGGCTACAAGCCTGATGTGGTAACTTTTACCACTCTCATCAAAGGGCTTTTATTGGTCAGAAGGATCCCAGAGGCAGCAAAACTGTGTTGGAGGTTGTCTGCGGAGCAACTGTGCAATCCCGATGAACGTACGTATAGTGTTATGATTAATGGGTTATGCAAAGCAGGAGGTATCCATGAGGCGCTTGAATTGCTTAGTCGATTGGAAAAAGGAAACTGCAAACTTGATGTTTATGCTTACAACATAGTTATTGATGGCTTGTGCAAAAATAGAAAGGTTGACGATGCTCTCCAACTCTTCTCCACCTTGGGTGATAAGGGGATTTCACCCGATGTTGTGAcctataattcaataattgaaGGGTTATGCAATCATAGTAGAGGAAAAGAGGCTGAAGACATGTTAAGGAAGATGATATCGATTAAAGTCTTCCCAGATGTGGTCACTTGTAGTATTTTTGTGGATGCTCTTTGCCGAGAGGGAAGGATGGAAGAGGCTGAGCATATGCTGGTCAAGATGAGGCAAATTGATGTTCAGCCCAACATTGTTACATACAATGCGCTGATTAATGGATATTGTTTACAGGGAGAAATGGATAAGGCTAGAAACATTTTCCAACTAGCGGTGAAATCCGGCATCAAGTCTGATGTTACAAGCTACAGTAGTTTGATGAACGG CATAATGCTGGAGGCTTTATTTCATGATGGTCAATGTGAAGAGGGCTTAAAGTTGTTCAAAGAGATGGAAGCTCTACAAGTTTATCCTAATACAACAACTTATGGAATCTTGTTACATGGTTTGTGCAATGCTCATCGTATTGATGAAGCATTATCCATGTTATATACCATGGAGAACAAAGGTTGCTTGCCTAATGTTGTGATATATACAATTCTTATTTCTTCCCTTTGTGAAGAAGGGCGGATAGGAGAGGCTAAGGATTTGATGGTGCAAATGGTGATCAAGGGGTGCTTGCCAGATAGTGTGACTTACAATATTTATGTTCAAGCTCTTCTCAGAAGGAGCAAGATGGACGATGTGATTCTTGTCTTGAAAGAGATGACTGCAAGAGGGGGATGCCCACTTGGCGCCACCACTTTTGAGATGCTGATTGAACCTCTACGAAGGGAAGGAAAAGATAgtgttttatttgatttggttAAGAAACTGTTACCAAAGAAGTTATAG
- the LOC125212013 gene encoding uncharacterized protein LOC125212013 — MAVRDGPQGSWVPLDCLTEITLYRCLEIVDIPMLEHLPNLKSLSLRGLKKVRLMNASFNHLTSLKIIELDILECLPERLFLNNQNLSYVTISSCPVLRGLPDGLDTLNSLEELCILIYENLKSIGNPSGGARQSQGILRWLNIIGCGELMELPCEMLEWWAPTISNLSLEELRSLKNLPKLIDCLAKSSTRLTQMRIKGVPKLMGASSDSVESWDLSSLKELEIDVSMEWSREDSVGIAETVEGMLQRCCDSLTQLSFKGMENWEWLPQSIQNLTVLYSLRLENIGVEELPQ; from the coding sequence ATGGCAGTACGTGATGGGCCTCAAGGATCTTGGGTACCACTTGATTGCTTGACTGAAATTACACTCTACAGGTGCTTAGAAATAGTGGATATACCAATGCTGGAGCACTTGCCTAATCTCAAGTCTCTTTCTTTGAGAGGATTGAAGAAGGTTAGGCTCATGAATGCTTCGTTCAATCATTTAACGTCACTCAAAATAATAGAGTTAGATATATTGGAATGTCTGCCAGAACGGTTATTTCTCAACAATCAGAATCTCTCATATGTGACTATATCAAGTTGTCCTGTATTGAGAGGGTTACCAGACGGCTTGGACACCCTCAATTCTCTGGAGGAATTgtgtattttgatttatgagaATCTAAAGTCGATTGGGAATCCAAGTGGCGGAGCAAGACAATCACAGGGGATCCTCCGTTGGCTGAATATTATAGGGTGCGGAGAGCTGATGGAATTGCCGTGTGAAATGCTAGAGTGGTGGGCCCCTACAATATCGAATCTCTCATTGGAAGAATTAAGGAGCCTAAAGAATCTACCAAAGCTGATCGACTGCCTCGCCAAATCATCTACTCGTCTCACACAAATGAGAATCAAAGGTGTTCCTAAATTGATGGGTGCTAGTAGTGATAGTGTTGAGAGTTGGGATCTTAGCAGCTTGAAAGAATTAGAGATAGATGTGAGTATGGAATGGTCAAGAGAGGATAGTGTTGGCATTGCAGAGACTGTGGAAGGGATGCTGCAAAGGTGCTGCGACTCACTCACTCAATTATCTTTTAAGGGGATGGAAAATTGGGAGTGGCTGCCCCAATCAATTCAAAATCTCACTGTTCTTTATTCGTTAAGGTTGGAGAATATAGGAGTAGAAGAATTGCCCCAATGA
- the LOC125220320 gene encoding putative disease resistance protein RGA1, protein MKSSKDKVLSCFSSFNGISHRRNMAHTIKQINATFECMNKRATDLGLQSMVVNAPAIAHTSIETDSFSLDPIFIGRDDDVPKLVDMLTQTQPVEEKRVFSIVALVGMGGMGKTTLTRKIFNYERVKARFGSRIWVHVSQTFDAISLFNKILYKVTNKASDGVESRDNILEKLQEALKGKTYLLVLDDVWNDDVSKWEGFINSILGVTSTNGNGIIITTRSEKVASIVNPFHIHHLNGLTDEDCWSIIKAKTFHKNGEVPSGFEMIGRKIAKRCQGLPLAANIVGGVLRGKSEEEWRSINKNWLSDAEGGENISNILKLSFDHLSSPSLKKCFTFCSVFPKGLEIYKEELIELWMAEGFVQPTRRDDMESMGNMFFNVLLQNSLLQVLLRDDYGDVRTCVMHDLVHDLASSVSSNIADDSTIVRYMFLKEESISIPKKVARHLRTLFLEGGTSGTIFSNFECLHNLTLSGDYKEFPYSISELVHLRNLNIYDTTIVNLPKWIGELHHLQTLRACLVFENLPTTLKYMFNLRHLYISYNTKLPAEIGRLTRLQTLPYFTVGKEKGFHIEELGCLKNLKGSLLISNLQNVRDKEEALKADIFQKPNLFDLAFTWSDGRKDETNDESVLEGLQPHSNLKKLMISGFKGKRFPTWTEKMAIRDGPQGSWVPLDNLIEIKLFGCSEIVEIPTLEHLPNLKSLSLNGLKKVRLINASFNHLTSLEIEELDRLDCLPEWIFYKNQDLQYLNISNCLVLRELPDGLDTLNSLMALDIRDCENLMSIGNPSGGARQSQGILCWLSIAECGELMEFPCQMLESWAPTVELLRLEGLRRLKNLPMLIDCLAKSSLRLEELTIKGVPKLMAASIGSGSVESWDLSSLKCLSIDVSVEWSREDSVGIAETVEWMLRGCCNSLDYLYLSGCPNHWEWLPQSIQNLTVLVELKLENIGVEELPQWLGNLSSLKKLYLLSCNKLKRLPSVDALKHLTKLEELYIKDCPELQIDSEWRDHHGHLKINV, encoded by the coding sequence ATGAAATCATCCAAGGATAAGGTACTCTCATGCTTCTCATCCTTTAATGGTATTTCACATCGGCGTAATATGGCTCACacaatcaaacaaatcaatGCTACTTTTGAGTGTATGAACAAAAGGGCAACAGATCTTGGCCTTCAAAGCATGGTTGTGAATGCACCTGCTATTGCTCATACTTCCATCGAGACAGATTCGTTCAGTCTTGATCCAATCTTTATTGGAAGAGATGATGATGTTCCTAAACTAGTTGACATGCTCACTCAGACCCAACCAGTGGAAGAGAAACGGGTGTTCTCCATTGTTGCTCTAGTGGGAATGGGGGGTATGGGGAAAACTACGTTGACTAGAAAAAtctttaattatgaaagggtaAAGGCTCGATTCGGATCACGAATTTGGGTTCATGTTTCTCAGACTTTTGATGCAATTAGTcttttcaacaaaatactCTACAAGGTGACTAACAAGGCTAGTGATGGAGTTGAGAGCAGAGATAATATCCTAGAAAAGCTTCAAGAAGCTCTAAAGGGTAAAACTTATCTCCTTGTTCTTGATGATGTATGGAATGATGATGTTTCAAAATGGGAAGGCTTTATAAACTCCATATTGGGAGTTACTTCCACTAACGGAAATGGCATTATCATCACCACCAGGAGTGAAAAAGTTGCTTCTATTGTTAACCCATTTCATATTCATCATTTGAATGGCTTAACAGATGAAGATTGTTGGTCCATAATCAAGGCCAAAACCTTTCATAAAAATGGTGAAGTTCCATCAGGATTTGAGATGATTGGAAGAAAGATTGCAAAAAGATGTCAAGGTTTGCCGTTAGCTGCCAATATAGTCGGGGGAGTGCTTCGTGGTAAGTCCGAAGAAGAGTGGCGCTCCATCAATAAAAATTGGCTTTCAGATGCTGAAGGAGGtgaaaatatctcaaatatattgaaattgagCTTTGATCACCTGTCCTCACCGTCGCTCAAGAAGTGCTTCACGTTTTGTTCGGTTTTCCCCAAAGGTTTGGAAATCTATAAGGAAGAGTTGATTGAACTATGGATGGCAGAAGGGTTTGTTCAACCTACCCGAAGAGATGACATGGAGTCTATGGGTAACATGTTTTTTAATGTGCTTCTACAAAACTCTTTGTTGCAAGTTTTACTGAGAGATGATTATGGAGATGTTAGGACATGTGTGATGCATGATCTTGTGCATGATCTTGCATCTTCAGTCTCATCCAATATTGCAGATGACAGTACCATAGTTCGGTACATGTTTCTCAAAGAAGAATCCATTTCTATTCCAAAAAAAGTTGCCAGACATTTGCGTACATTATTCTTGGAAGGTGGAACTTCTGGTACTATATTCTCAAACTTTGAATGTCTGCATAATCTGACTCTTTCTGGTGATTATAAAGAGTTTCCCTATTCAATTAGCGAGTTGGTGCATTTGAGAAATCTGAATATTTATGATACAACAATTGTAAACTTGCCGAAATGGATTGGTGAACTCCACCACTTGCAAACATTAAGAGCATGCTTGGTGTTTGAGAATCTGCCAACTACGTTGAAGTATATGTTTAACTTAAGACATCTTTATATCAGTTATAATACAAAGTTGCCGGCAGAGATTGGGAGATTAACTAGACTCCAAACACTGCCTTACTTCACAGTAGGCAAAGAGAAGGGCTTCCATATTGAAGAGCTCGGATGTTTGAAGAATCTCAAGGGATCACTACTGATTAGTAATCTGCAAAATGTGCGTGATAAGGAAGAGGCTCTGAAAGCAGATATATTTCAGAAACCAAACTTATTTGATTTGGCGTTTACATGGAGTGATGGTAGAAAAGATGAAACAAATGATGAGAGTGTATTGGAAGGCCTCCAACCTCATTCAAATCTGAAAAAGTTGATGATTTCAGGATTCAAAGGCAAAAGGTTTCCAACATGGACTGAGAAGATGGCAATACGTGATGGGCCTCAAGGATCTTGGGTACCACTTGATAACTTGATTGAAATAAAACTCTTTGGGTGTTCGGAAATTGTGGAAATCCCAACGCTGGAGCACTTGCCTAATCTTAAGTCTCTTTCTTTGAATGGATTGAAGAAGGTGAGGCTCATAAATGCTTCGTTCAATCATTTAACATCACTCGAAATAGAAGAGTTAGATCGATTGGATTGTCTGCCAGAATGGATATTCTATAAAAATCAGGATCTccaatatttgaatatatcaaaTTGTCTTGTGTTGAGAGAATTACCAGATGGCTTGGACACCCTCAATTCTCTGATGGCGTTGGATATTCGGGATTGTGAAAATCTGATGTCGATTGGGAATCCAAGTGGCGGAGCAAGACAATCACAGGGGATCCTCTGTTGGCTGAGTATTGCAGAGTGCGGAGAGCTGATGGAATTTCCATGTCAAATGCTAGAGTCGTGGGCCCCTACAGTTGAGCTTCTTCGATTGGAGGGATTAAGGAGGCTAAAGAATCTACCAATGCTAATTGACTGCCTCGCTAAATCATCTCTTCGCCTCGAAGAATTGACAATCAAAGGTGTTCCTAAATTGATGGCTGCTAGTATTGGTAGTGGTAGTGTTGAGAGTTGGGATCTTAGCAGCTTGAAATGTTTAAGCATAGATGTGAGTGTGGAATGGTCAAGAGAGGATAGTGTTGGCATTGCAGAGACTGTGGAATGGATGCTGCGAGGATGCTGCAACTCACTTGATTACTTATATTTGAGTGGTTGCCCCAATCATTGGGAGTGGTTGCCCCAATCAATTCAAAATCTCACTGTTCTTGTTGAGTTAAAGTTGGAGAATATAGGAGTAGAAGAATTGCCCCAATGGTTGGGGAACCTCTCATCTCTAAAAAAGTTATATCTACTTAGTTGCAACAAGTTGAAGCGTCTTCCCTCTGTGGATGCATTGAAGCACCTCACCAAATTAGAAGAGCTATATATTAAAGATTGCCCGGAACTACAGATTGATTCAGAGTGGCGCGACCACCATGGCCATCTGAAAAtcaatgtttga